The DNA segment TTGCGGTTTTAGCGGTTATTTTGGTTGTCGTATTTGACGTGCAGGCAATAGTTGTGATATTAGGCGGGGCTGCAGTAGGGCTAGGCATCTATTATCTGTTTCCATTAAAAGTGGCAAGAATTCTAAGCGACGGAGGCCATAAAGATTGATTTATCTACAGTTGTTTTTATCATTTATGAAAATCGGGCTATTTAGTTTTGGCGGAGGCTATGCCATGATACCGCTTATACAAAAGGAAATTGAAAGCCATGGGTGGCTTTCCGCCTCACAGTTTGTCGATATTATAGCAATAGCCGAAATGACTCCCGGACCGATTGCCGTAAACTCTGCTACTTTTGTAGGATATAAGGCAGCAGGTATTGTAGGCGGTCTGATAGCTACTATAGGTGTTGCAACGCCCTCATTGGTTTTGATTTTAATAGTTTCAAGGTATTTTTTCAAATTTCAAGACCACCCTGTAAACAAAATGATATTTTACGGCATAAGGCCGGTCATCGTCGGGCTTATATTTTCTGCTGCGGTGTTTGTTGCTCAAACCGCATTTTTAAAAGAGATTACTGTATTGAATTTAAGTTATATGTTAGAAAATTTCCTGTATATAATTAATTTCAAAGGTGTGCTTATATTTGCCATTTCATTGATATGTCTTGTCAAATTTAAAATAAATCCGATTTTGATGATCGTAATTTCCGGTATTTTGGGGCTTCTGATTACTATTTAGCTTAATGTAAGGCAGTAGATTCTCTTTCAGCTTATCGGCTGAACAGATACGAACAAATACAAAAAGCCCTAAGACTAGGGCTTTTTAATGATTTATTTTTGACGCTTTAGGCTGCTATTTATAAATACACTCTACTTTTTTCTCCAGCATTCAACCTTACCTAGGCCGGGTATTTTACTGGGATCAAAGACCGGGTTTTTGCCTTCCTTTAGTTGTGATACATAGTCTTCAAATGTAGCATAAGCAATTGGACCAAGTTTTGTTATAACTACCAGGTTTACAATAGCCATAATTCCCATAAATATATCTGCGGAATCCCATACAAGGCCAAAGTTGCCGATGGAACCAAAGAATACCATTAGCAAAACCAAAATCCTGTAAATATTTAGATATACGGGATTTGACTCTATAAATTCTATATTTGTTTCTCCATAGTAATAGTTGCCGATAATAGAACTAAATGCAAACAATAAAACACATATGGCTATAAATGTATTTCCCCAATCACCGACTTGAGAACTTATTGCAGCCTGCGTAAGCTGCACACCTTGCAAATCGGTACCTGTCTC comes from the Tepidanaerobacter acetatoxydans Re1 genome and includes:
- a CDS encoding chromate transporter, producing MIYLQLFLSFMKIGLFSFGGGYAMIPLIQKEIESHGWLSASQFVDIIAIAEMTPGPIAVNSATFVGYKAAGIVGGLIATIGVATPSLVLILIVSRYFFKFQDHPVNKMIFYGIRPVIVGLIFSAAVFVAQTAFLKEITVLNLSYMLENFLYIINFKGVLIFAISLICLVKFKINPILMIVISGILGLLITI